One region of Microbacterium sufflavum genomic DNA includes:
- a CDS encoding ABC transporter ATP-binding protein, with the protein MNAFVIEAHALTKTFGATRALAGIDLAVQRGEAVAIMGASGSGKTTLLHVLAGITAPDAGSVTFHPSAGGPVEVTALGESARSRLRRERFGFVFQQGLLIPELTAVENVALASMINGVAKKDAIPHAASWLAALGLAGMEDRRIGEISGGQAQRVAIARAQATGAEIVFADEPTGALDSHTSAEVMDALLWSTTGQGRTLVVVTHDADVAARCTRTVAVRDGRVVSSAVDA; encoded by the coding sequence ATGAACGCATTCGTGATCGAAGCTCACGCTCTCACCAAGACCTTCGGGGCCACGCGCGCCCTCGCCGGCATCGACCTCGCCGTGCAGCGCGGAGAAGCCGTGGCCATCATGGGCGCCTCCGGATCGGGCAAGACCACTCTGCTGCACGTGCTCGCGGGCATCACGGCCCCCGACGCCGGCAGCGTCACGTTCCACCCGTCCGCCGGCGGACCCGTCGAGGTCACCGCACTCGGGGAATCCGCGCGCTCGCGCCTGCGGCGCGAACGATTCGGCTTCGTGTTCCAGCAGGGACTCCTCATCCCCGAGCTCACCGCGGTCGAGAATGTGGCCCTGGCCTCCATGATCAACGGCGTGGCGAAGAAGGATGCCATCCCGCACGCCGCCTCCTGGCTCGCCGCGCTCGGACTGGCGGGAATGGAGGATCGACGCATCGGCGAAATCTCCGGCGGTCAGGCGCAACGTGTCGCGATCGCGCGCGCGCAGGCGACGGGGGCGGAGATCGTCTTCGCGGACGAGCCGACCGGCGCGCTCGACTCGCACACCTCCGCAGAGGTGATGGATGCACTGCTGTGGTCGACCACCGGCCAGGGACGCACGCTGGTGGTGGTCACGCACGACGCCGACGTCGCGGCACGCTGCACCCGTACGGTCGCCGTGCGTGACGGGCGCGTCGTCTCCTCGGCGGTGGACGCATGA
- a CDS encoding YceD family protein, which produces MREHTFTVTLPEQWGEGIVTFESGSELDLDVRLESVHEGILVSGSADGEYVGVCGRCLTDISEPVEVEFQELFAYPGEEETDFEVQDDHVDLETLVRDAAVLSLPFQPVCQPDCLGLDPVTGERLTESTGTEQAAPIDPRWSALQQITDQDGTAESRAAEKEES; this is translated from the coding sequence ATGCGCGAGCACACCTTCACGGTGACGCTCCCCGAGCAGTGGGGGGAGGGCATCGTGACCTTCGAGTCAGGCTCCGAGCTGGATCTCGACGTGCGTCTGGAGTCGGTTCACGAGGGCATTCTCGTGTCCGGTTCCGCGGATGGAGAGTACGTCGGCGTCTGCGGCCGCTGCCTCACCGACATCTCCGAGCCTGTCGAAGTCGAGTTCCAGGAGCTTTTCGCGTATCCTGGTGAGGAAGAAACTGACTTCGAGGTTCAAGACGACCACGTGGATCTTGAAACTCTCGTCAGGGATGCGGCCGTATTGTCGCTTCCATTTCAGCCGGTGTGTCAGCCGGATTGCCTCGGGCTCGACCCGGTCACAGGCGAGAGGCTGACCGAGAGCACCGGGACGGAGCAGGCCGCTCCCATCGATCCTCGATGGAGTGCGCTCCAGCAGATCACAGACCAAGACGGCACGGCAGAGAGCCGTGCCGCCGAGAAAGAAGAGAGCTAG
- the ftsY gene encoding signal recognition particle-docking protein FtsY: MAEKSWSLGRALRGMFVKPTIDETTWEDLETALITADFGPDISERIVDELRDKVAKYRTTDPRDLQRMLRETLEEHFAKFDTTLKLTERPAVVLVVGVNGVGKTTTIGKFTKFLRGYQRSVVVGAADTFRAAAVDQLATWAQRGGAAIVRPQHEGQDPASVAFQTVEYAKREGMEIAIIDTAGRLHTKGGLMDELGKIRRVVEKQAPISEVLLVLDATTGQNGVMQAETFLQHAGVTGLVLTKLDGSAKGGFVLAVQERTGIPVKLLGQGEGIDDLTGFTPHVFVQALVG, encoded by the coding sequence ATGGCAGAGAAGTCCTGGTCTCTCGGTCGCGCCCTGCGCGGCATGTTCGTCAAGCCCACGATCGATGAGACGACGTGGGAAGACCTGGAGACCGCCCTGATCACGGCCGACTTCGGGCCGGACATCAGCGAGCGCATCGTCGACGAGCTCCGCGACAAGGTCGCGAAGTACCGCACGACCGACCCCCGCGACCTCCAGCGCATGCTGCGCGAGACGCTCGAGGAGCACTTCGCGAAGTTCGACACGACGCTCAAGCTCACCGAGCGCCCGGCCGTCGTGCTCGTCGTCGGCGTCAACGGGGTCGGGAAGACCACCACGATCGGCAAGTTCACCAAGTTCCTGCGCGGCTACCAGCGCAGCGTCGTGGTGGGGGCCGCCGACACGTTCCGTGCCGCCGCCGTGGACCAGCTCGCCACGTGGGCGCAGCGCGGAGGGGCGGCGATCGTCCGCCCGCAGCACGAGGGGCAGGACCCGGCGTCTGTGGCGTTCCAGACCGTGGAGTACGCCAAGCGCGAGGGCATGGAGATCGCGATCATCGACACGGCCGGTCGTCTGCACACCAAGGGCGGGCTGATGGACGAGCTCGGCAAGATCCGCCGGGTCGTGGAGAAGCAGGCCCCGATCAGCGAGGTGCTGCTGGTTCTCGACGCGACGACGGGGCAGAACGGGGTCATGCAGGCGGAGACGTTCCTGCAGCACGCCGGTGTCACCGGGCTCGTGCTGACCAAGCTCGACGGGTCGGCCAAGGGCGGCTTCGTTCTCGCGGTTCAGGAGCGCACCGGGATCCCGGTGAAGCTGCTCGGACAGGGCGAGGGCATCGACGATCTGACCGGTTTCACCCCGCACGTGTTCGTGCAGGCGCTGGTCGGCTGA
- the rnc gene encoding ribonuclease III encodes MTEVPGGTRPLPAKLRVDIDAELLELALTHRSYAYEHGGIPHNERLEFLGDSVLGQAVTVMLFTTHPDLDEGELAKRRASVVSTVALAEVARGIDLGSHLLLGRGEEQTGGRDKDSILADTMEAVIGATYLSAGPEAATELVLRLTEPLLADPERYGAAMDPKTSLQELAARVGATPPQYSVEASGPDHDRRFTATVAVGDVEMTGTGSSKKTAEMAAALSAWRVLNERA; translated from the coding sequence GTGACGGAGGTCCCCGGGGGGACGAGACCTCTCCCAGCAAAGCTCCGCGTCGACATCGACGCGGAGCTTCTGGAGTTGGCACTCACCCATCGCTCTTACGCCTACGAGCACGGCGGCATCCCGCACAACGAGCGCCTGGAGTTCCTCGGCGACTCGGTGCTGGGGCAGGCGGTGACGGTGATGCTGTTCACCACGCACCCCGACCTCGACGAGGGCGAACTGGCCAAGCGGCGGGCAAGCGTCGTCTCGACGGTGGCCCTGGCCGAGGTGGCCCGCGGTATCGACCTCGGAAGTCATCTCTTGCTGGGTCGCGGTGAGGAGCAGACGGGCGGTCGCGACAAGGACTCCATCCTGGCCGACACCATGGAGGCCGTGATCGGCGCCACCTACCTCTCCGCGGGGCCGGAGGCGGCGACCGAGCTGGTGCTGCGATTGACCGAGCCTCTGCTGGCGGACCCGGAGCGCTACGGCGCCGCGATGGACCCGAAGACCAGCCTGCAGGAGCTTGCCGCCCGGGTGGGTGCTACGCCGCCGCAGTACTCGGTCGAGGCGAGCGGACCGGATCACGACCGTCGCTTCACGGCCACGGTCGCCGTCGGAGACGTCGAGATGACCGGCACCGGAAGCAGCAAGAAGACCGCGGAGATGGCGGCCGCGCTCAGCGCCTGGCGCGTGCTCAACGAGCGTGCCTGA
- the mutM gene encoding bifunctional DNA-formamidopyrimidine glycosylase/DNA-(apurinic or apyrimidinic site) lyase, whose translation MPELPEVEVVRAGLAPAAVGATITAVSVFDERALTRHTAGAADFVQRLEGRAVTAAMRRGKFLWLPLDDDGESALIAHLGMSGQLLLRAPDAPSERHERVRLGIEHPVHGELAVVFADQRTFGSLAVDALVEDGPSRVPTQVAHIARDPMDPFFDDDAFRLALARRHSAVKRVLLDQGVVSGIGNIYADESLWAARIHPETPADRLSTPAVHRLLTEVRTVLAKALAEGGTSFDAQYVNVNGQAGYFAHSLNAYGRGGEPCPRCGGAIRRVSFMNRSSHFCPTCQRRR comes from the coding sequence GTGCCTGAGCTTCCCGAGGTCGAGGTCGTCCGCGCGGGCCTCGCCCCGGCCGCGGTCGGCGCGACGATCACGGCCGTGAGCGTCTTCGACGAGCGCGCCCTCACCAGGCACACGGCGGGTGCTGCCGACTTCGTGCAGCGCCTCGAGGGACGTGCCGTCACGGCGGCGATGCGTCGCGGCAAGTTCCTGTGGCTTCCCCTCGATGACGACGGGGAGTCGGCGCTGATCGCGCACCTCGGGATGAGCGGACAGCTGCTGCTGCGGGCTCCCGACGCTCCGTCCGAGCGCCATGAACGCGTGCGCCTCGGGATCGAGCATCCCGTTCACGGTGAGCTCGCGGTCGTATTCGCGGATCAGCGCACGTTCGGCTCCCTCGCCGTCGATGCCTTGGTGGAGGACGGGCCCTCGCGCGTACCGACGCAGGTGGCGCACATCGCGCGCGATCCGATGGACCCGTTCTTCGACGACGACGCCTTCCGACTGGCTCTCGCTCGCCGGCACAGCGCGGTCAAGCGGGTGCTGCTCGACCAGGGCGTCGTGAGCGGTATCGGCAACATCTATGCCGACGAGTCGCTGTGGGCCGCGCGTATCCACCCCGAGACGCCGGCCGATCGACTCTCGACCCCGGCCGTGCACCGTCTGCTCACCGAGGTCCGCACCGTGTTGGCGAAAGCCCTCGCCGAGGGCGGGACCAGCTTCGATGCGCAGTACGTCAACGTGAACGGCCAGGCGGGGTACTTCGCCCACTCCCTCAATGCCTACGGCCGCGGCGGGGAGCCGTGTCCGCGGTGCGGCGGCGCCATTCGGCGGGTGTCGTTCATGAACCGGTCGTCCCACTTCTGCCCGACCTGCCAGCGCCGCCGCTGA
- the smc gene encoding chromosome segregation protein SMC, with translation MHLKSLTLKGFKSFAQPTSFVFEPGVTCIVGPNGSGKSNVVDALAWVMGEQGAKTLRGGKMEDVIFAGTSTRGPLGRAEVQLTIDNADGALPIEYAEVTISRTLFRNGSSEYAINGEGCRLLDVQELLSDSGLGREMHVIVGQGRLDTVLQASPEDRRGFIEEAAGILKHRRRKEKTLRKLDAMEANLTRLSDLAGEIRRQLKPLGRQAEIAREAQTIAAVVRDAKARLFADDVVALRTALADHTRTEQERHTERLVLSDQAEAVRASIARLEKDQNSVAVDAARGVAFGLEQVQERMRGLYTLANQRLALLGSEEDDAAVTAVTVTQATIDEAKDDIETISSGLGDAQDAAVAASREVVHARAELDTLDVDIAEQSALVSEYDMRLTALRGTADAAASALAAVRGAVLRQENALEAANERRREAAEALEAIEDAEAPQGTAVEHAAAYESAQRAATAAEAERETLRERLHAAEREVDSLTAKAAALSSALSLSGGAAEIVKAGGAGVRGLVGDAVQVRPGFEAAIAAVLGPLAEGVLIDSADAAFTLAALAAAERRGVVDFVVADALRPESTAPPVDGVTSAIDVVTAPDGVLGILSHVLIAEDLDAARSARAALDALSDTRTTIVTTSGEVITAQTLRTGSGGERSRLELAAERDAATERLAEIQIVVDSLREARIEADEQVEATRRQAKDALRALREHDAALATHAEQVNRVTVRHESAVAECERLESGLAQAQAAVADAEAKAKSARAELDEAVAAPRPVLDASARDGLLEALELAREGEVRARLEVETLRERVRAAQARVATLERQREQERDAAAEAARRAVIRRAQREAASGVAEELPRILDSLDRSVTEARVALAEAEAARAAQNEELVALRKQETSLRERLAGLTESVHGLELQIHEKKLHLHSLLERVSSELSLDEDILVAEYGPDQLVPRDPGVEPPADELLDDTAIPFDRRIQQRRLAEAERKLAQLGRVNPLALEEFAALEQRHAFLTEQLADLTQTRQDLLTIIADLDERMQTIFASAFEDTKEAFGQVFPLLFPGGTGSISLTDPDNMLTTGIEVSVRPVGKKIERLSLLSGGERSLAAVALLVAIFKARPSPFYILDEVEAALDDANLGRLLTVFEQLRETSQLLVITHQKRTMEIADALYGVSMRQDGVSAVVGQRVGDRAAAAAS, from the coding sequence ATGCATCTGAAGAGCCTGACGCTCAAGGGGTTCAAGTCGTTCGCCCAGCCGACGAGCTTCGTCTTCGAGCCCGGCGTGACCTGCATCGTGGGTCCGAACGGCTCCGGCAAGTCCAACGTGGTCGACGCCCTCGCCTGGGTCATGGGGGAGCAGGGCGCGAAGACCCTCCGCGGCGGCAAGATGGAGGACGTCATCTTCGCCGGCACCTCCACGCGAGGGCCCCTCGGGCGAGCCGAGGTGCAGCTCACGATCGACAACGCCGATGGAGCACTGCCGATCGAGTACGCCGAGGTCACGATCAGCCGCACGCTGTTCCGCAACGGATCGAGCGAGTACGCGATCAACGGCGAGGGCTGCCGACTGCTCGACGTGCAGGAGCTCCTGAGCGACTCGGGTCTCGGCCGCGAGATGCATGTGATCGTGGGTCAGGGGCGCCTCGACACCGTGCTGCAGGCGTCGCCGGAGGATCGCCGTGGCTTCATCGAGGAGGCGGCGGGGATCCTCAAGCACCGACGCCGCAAGGAGAAGACCCTCCGCAAGCTCGACGCCATGGAGGCCAACCTGACGCGTCTGAGCGACCTGGCCGGTGAGATCCGGCGGCAGCTGAAGCCGCTGGGCCGTCAGGCCGAGATCGCCAGGGAGGCCCAGACGATCGCGGCCGTGGTGCGCGATGCGAAGGCCCGGCTGTTCGCGGACGACGTGGTCGCCCTGCGCACGGCCCTGGCCGACCACACCCGCACGGAGCAGGAGCGTCACACGGAGCGCCTCGTGCTGTCGGATCAGGCCGAGGCGGTGCGTGCGAGCATCGCGCGGCTCGAGAAGGACCAGAACTCTGTCGCCGTCGATGCGGCGCGCGGCGTGGCCTTCGGGCTCGAGCAGGTCCAGGAGCGCATGCGGGGGCTGTACACCCTCGCCAATCAGCGTCTTGCTCTGCTCGGCTCGGAGGAGGACGATGCCGCCGTGACCGCGGTCACGGTGACGCAGGCGACGATCGACGAGGCGAAGGACGACATCGAGACGATCTCCTCGGGGCTGGGCGATGCGCAGGATGCCGCGGTCGCGGCGAGCCGCGAGGTCGTGCACGCCAGGGCGGAGCTCGACACGCTCGACGTCGACATCGCGGAGCAGAGCGCGCTCGTGTCGGAGTACGACATGCGCCTGACGGCCCTGCGCGGTACGGCTGATGCGGCGGCGTCGGCCCTTGCCGCGGTGCGTGGTGCCGTGCTGCGCCAGGAGAATGCGCTCGAAGCGGCGAACGAACGGCGGCGGGAGGCGGCGGAGGCACTGGAGGCGATCGAGGACGCCGAGGCCCCGCAGGGCACAGCCGTCGAGCACGCTGCCGCCTATGAGAGCGCGCAGCGGGCGGCGACGGCGGCGGAGGCCGAGCGCGAGACGCTGCGCGAACGGCTCCACGCCGCGGAGCGCGAGGTCGACTCGCTCACGGCGAAGGCGGCGGCGCTGAGCAGCGCGCTGTCGCTGTCCGGTGGTGCCGCCGAGATCGTGAAGGCCGGTGGCGCGGGAGTCCGCGGACTGGTCGGCGACGCGGTGCAGGTCAGGCCGGGGTTCGAGGCGGCGATCGCCGCAGTCCTCGGTCCGCTAGCGGAGGGCGTGCTGATCGACAGCGCGGACGCCGCGTTCACGCTGGCGGCCCTGGCTGCGGCGGAGCGCCGTGGGGTCGTGGATTTCGTGGTGGCGGATGCTCTGCGCCCCGAGTCGACCGCGCCTCCCGTCGACGGTGTCACGTCCGCGATCGACGTGGTGACCGCACCCGACGGCGTCCTGGGCATCCTGTCGCATGTGCTGATCGCCGAAGACCTCGATGCGGCGCGCTCGGCGCGAGCCGCTCTGGATGCGCTGTCCGACACGCGCACGACGATCGTGACGACCAGCGGCGAGGTGATCACCGCGCAGACGCTGCGCACGGGCTCCGGTGGTGAGCGGTCGCGTCTCGAGCTCGCGGCCGAGCGCGACGCGGCGACGGAGCGGCTCGCCGAGATCCAGATCGTCGTCGACTCGCTCCGGGAGGCGCGGATCGAGGCGGACGAGCAGGTGGAGGCGACACGGCGTCAGGCCAAGGACGCGTTGCGGGCGCTGCGCGAGCACGATGCCGCCCTGGCCACGCACGCCGAGCAGGTCAACCGCGTCACGGTGCGGCACGAGTCCGCCGTGGCCGAGTGCGAGCGCCTGGAGTCGGGGCTCGCGCAGGCCCAGGCTGCGGTCGCGGATGCCGAGGCGAAGGCGAAGTCGGCCCGTGCGGAGCTCGACGAGGCCGTGGCCGCGCCGCGTCCCGTGCTGGACGCGTCTGCCCGCGACGGTCTGCTCGAGGCTCTCGAGCTCGCCCGCGAGGGAGAGGTGCGCGCGCGGCTCGAGGTCGAGACGCTGCGCGAGAGGGTGCGTGCGGCGCAGGCGAGGGTCGCGACGCTCGAACGGCAGCGCGAGCAAGAGCGGGACGCCGCCGCCGAGGCCGCCCGCCGCGCAGTGATCCGTCGGGCACAGCGGGAGGCCGCCTCCGGGGTGGCAGAGGAGCTTCCGCGCATCCTTGACTCGCTGGACCGCTCGGTGACCGAGGCCCGCGTGGCTCTCGCCGAGGCGGAGGCCGCCAGAGCAGCGCAGAACGAGGAGCTGGTGGCGCTCCGGAAGCAGGAGACGTCGCTGCGCGAGCGGCTCGCCGGCCTCACCGAGAGCGTGCACGGCCTGGAGCTGCAGATCCACGAGAAGAAGCTCCACCTGCACAGCCTGCTGGAGCGTGTGTCCTCCGAGCTGTCGCTCGACGAAGATATTCTCGTTGCGGAATATGGACCTGATCAGCTCGTTCCTCGCGATCCCGGAGTGGAGCCCCCTGCGGACGAACTGCTCGACGACACGGCGATCCCGTTCGATCGTCGTATCCAGCAGCGCCGGCTGGCCGAGGCCGAGCGGAAGCTCGCCCAGCTGGGCCGCGTCAATCCGCTCGCTCTGGAGGAGTTCGCCGCGCTCGAGCAGCGCCACGCCTTCCTGACGGAGCAGCTCGCCGACCTGACCCAGACCCGTCAGGATCTGCTGACGATCATCGCGGACCTCGACGAGCGGATGCAGACCATCTTCGCCAGTGCGTTCGAGGACACCAAGGAGGCGTTCGGCCAGGTCTTCCCGCTGCTGTTCCCCGGTGGGACGGGGAGCATCTCCCTGACCGACCCGGACAACATGCTCACGACCGGCATCGAGGTCTCGGTGCGGCCCGTCGGGAAGAAGATCGAGCGCCTGTCGCTGCTCTCCGGAGGGGAGCGGTCGCTGGCCGCTGTCGCGCTGCTGGTGGCGATCTTCAAGGCGCGTCCCAGCCCGTTCTACATCCTCGACGAGGTGGAGGCGGCCCTCGACGATGCGAACCTCGGCCGGCTGCTCACCGTGTTCGAGCAGCTGCGGGAGACATCTCAGCTCCTGGTGATCACGCACCAGAAGCGCACGATGGAGATCGCCGACGCGCTGTACGGCGTCTCGATGCGCCAGGACGGCGTGTCCGCTGTCGTCGGTCAGCGCGTCGGTGACCGCGCGGCCGCCGCGGCGAGCTGA
- the coaD gene encoding pantetheine-phosphate adenylyltransferase: protein MSSRIAVVPGSFDPPTLGHLDVIRRAAALYDELHVLVVHNPGKEAMLPIAQRLSLLERSIAEDGMQGNIVIGSWSMGLLVDYARDVNAGVLVKGIRSQVDVAYESPMAIVNRHLADIETVFLLPDPAHAMVSSSLVRQVASLGGDIAPFVPPAVASFLDTGARGL from the coding sequence ATGAGCAGCAGGATCGCCGTCGTCCCGGGTTCGTTCGATCCGCCGACCCTGGGTCACCTCGATGTGATCCGCCGCGCGGCCGCCCTGTACGACGAGCTGCACGTGCTGGTGGTGCACAACCCCGGCAAGGAGGCGATGCTGCCGATCGCGCAGCGGCTGTCCCTGCTCGAGCGCTCGATCGCCGAGGACGGCATGCAGGGCAACATCGTGATCGGCTCCTGGAGCATGGGTCTCCTCGTCGACTACGCGCGCGACGTGAACGCGGGCGTGCTGGTGAAGGGCATCCGCTCGCAGGTCGATGTCGCGTACGAGTCGCCGATGGCGATCGTGAACCGTCACCTGGCCGACATCGAGACCGTCTTCCTGCTGCCCGATCCCGCGCACGCCATGGTGTCGAGCTCGCTCGTGCGCCAGGTCGCGTCGCTGGGGGGAGACATCGCGCCGTTCGTTCCGCCGGCCGTCGCGTCGTTCCTCGACACCGGTGCGCGCGGCCTCTGA
- the rpmF gene encoding 50S ribosomal protein L32 — protein sequence MAGNPPKRKVSRSNTRSRRAQWKAEAPALVKTVENGKVVYSRPHQAKVVTDSQGTELFLEYKGRKVADV from the coding sequence ATGGCTGGTAACCCCCCGAAGCGCAAGGTCTCCCGTTCGAACACCCGCTCGCGTCGCGCGCAGTGGAAGGCGGAGGCTCCGGCGCTCGTCAAGACCGTCGAGAACGGCAAGGTCGTCTACAGCCGTCCGCACCAGGCGAAGGTCGTCACCGACTCGCAGGGCACCGAGCTCTTCCTGGAGTACAAGGGCCGCAAGGTCGCCGACGTCTGA
- a CDS encoding GNAT family N-acetyltransferase: MTIAELTISPLTVPAALDADDAADFRAYGELNRQICDEQVGIPDLAPDAAQMLPGWQDDTDSLDLGFVARDGADIVGMVTVSFAQEADANAAEVDLLVSDAHWGRGIEDALLARAESEARARGRSVLQIWSLHRPEETSRMLVPRTGWGRIPATPLSDLVDAHGFTLEQVERNSEFNLRADPAPLEAALAEATQAAGPDYRVVEWLLPTPPELRSGYAAVLARLSTDAPSGDMDFVAEVWDADRVARRDARLTGAGQTVSVVAVEHVPTGDIVAYNELVIGAERTGVTHQFGTLVSKDHRGHRLGMIVKCANLLRWRELVPDATVVSTFNAEENRPMLDINEAIGFRPVSYAGAWQKKL; this comes from the coding sequence ATGACCATCGCGGAACTGACCATCTCACCGCTGACCGTCCCCGCCGCGCTCGACGCTGACGACGCCGCCGACTTCCGCGCGTACGGCGAACTCAACCGGCAGATCTGCGACGAGCAGGTCGGTATCCCGGATCTCGCGCCGGATGCCGCGCAGATGCTCCCGGGCTGGCAAGACGACACCGACTCCCTCGACCTCGGCTTCGTCGCCCGCGACGGTGCCGACATCGTGGGCATGGTGACGGTGTCCTTCGCGCAGGAGGCGGACGCGAACGCTGCCGAGGTCGACCTGCTCGTGTCTGACGCACACTGGGGCCGAGGCATCGAAGACGCGCTCCTCGCGCGAGCCGAGAGCGAGGCACGGGCCCGCGGGCGCAGCGTGCTGCAGATCTGGAGCCTGCATCGTCCGGAGGAGACATCTCGCATGCTGGTTCCTCGGACCGGATGGGGCCGCATTCCGGCGACGCCGCTGAGCGACCTCGTCGACGCCCACGGATTCACACTGGAGCAGGTCGAGCGCAACAGTGAATTCAACCTGCGCGCGGACCCCGCTCCTCTGGAGGCCGCTCTGGCCGAGGCCACGCAGGCGGCAGGACCCGACTACCGCGTGGTGGAGTGGCTGCTGCCCACACCGCCCGAGCTCCGCTCCGGGTACGCGGCGGTGCTGGCGCGGCTGTCGACGGACGCTCCGAGCGGCGACATGGACTTCGTCGCGGAGGTCTGGGACGCCGACCGGGTGGCCCGGCGAGATGCGCGGTTGACGGGCGCCGGGCAGACGGTGTCCGTCGTCGCCGTGGAGCACGTGCCCACCGGCGACATCGTCGCGTACAACGAGCTGGTCATCGGAGCGGAGCGCACCGGCGTCACGCATCAGTTCGGCACCCTGGTGTCCAAGGACCACCGCGGGCATCGTCTGGGCATGATCGTGAAGTGCGCGAACCTGCTCCGCTGGCGTGAGCTCGTGCCGGATGCCACCGTGGTCTCCACCTTCAACGCGGAGGAGAACCGGCCGATGCTCGACATCAACGAGGCGATCGGGTTCCGCCCGGTCTCGTACGCGGGCGCGTGGCAGAAGAAGCTCTGA
- a CDS encoding FtsX-like permease family protein, translating into MNAGVLTLLLRPARGENSVLVLPVVAFGIVTTLVLTVIGGAQSFWRWSDDSAALYQALAGIALVLLVVPLMSLGGAAARLSARRRDERLSTLRLLGVTPAGVTVATVAESLLVAAVGAAIGVAGHLAISPLIGLIPFRGAPLGFDAVLLPPVPILLVVAVVLLLAVVSASIGLRRVVISPLGVRTRAVVTKMHWIRAVIAVGGLAIAFVLIKAVPAIAGGMIAVIVLCGLYAAALAVLNLVGPWALSIWARTSLRRAQEPDRMLSARIVLDAPKAAWRQVGGIAMASFMAVFAGTGVALMAEIDGPGASGADATLAADIRTGLIITLIGSFLMVAASVGVNQAADVIDQRDLHRSLHQLGMPMEMIDRARRRSIVAPVLVTSLGSALCAAFLVFPLLGIALITAPVSIATIAVVLITGIGLVWASTWATRPLLGRAFQPV; encoded by the coding sequence ATGAACGCCGGCGTGCTGACGCTCCTCCTGCGGCCGGCCCGCGGCGAGAACAGCGTCCTCGTGCTCCCCGTCGTCGCCTTCGGCATCGTCACCACCCTGGTCCTCACGGTGATCGGCGGTGCGCAGTCGTTCTGGCGGTGGTCCGATGACAGTGCTGCCCTCTACCAGGCACTCGCTGGCATCGCTCTCGTCCTCCTCGTCGTGCCGCTCATGTCCCTCGGTGGTGCGGCCGCCCGACTGTCAGCGCGCCGTCGCGACGAGAGGCTGTCGACACTCCGCCTGCTCGGTGTCACACCCGCGGGGGTGACGGTCGCCACCGTGGCGGAGTCGCTGCTCGTGGCAGCCGTCGGCGCCGCGATCGGGGTGGCGGGTCACCTCGCGATCAGTCCGCTCATCGGCTTGATCCCGTTCCGCGGCGCACCGCTCGGGTTCGATGCTGTGCTCCTGCCACCCGTTCCGATCCTCCTCGTGGTCGCCGTGGTGCTGCTGCTGGCCGTGGTGAGTGCCTCCATCGGTCTGCGCCGCGTGGTGATCTCGCCGCTGGGAGTGCGCACTCGCGCCGTCGTCACCAAGATGCACTGGATCCGTGCGGTGATCGCCGTGGGGGGATTGGCGATCGCCTTCGTGCTCATCAAGGCGGTTCCCGCCATCGCCGGCGGGATGATCGCCGTCATCGTGCTGTGTGGCCTCTACGCCGCGGCGCTCGCCGTGCTGAACCTGGTCGGCCCCTGGGCACTGTCGATCTGGGCACGCACGAGCCTGCGCCGGGCACAGGAGCCCGACCGCATGCTCTCGGCCCGCATCGTCCTGGATGCGCCGAAAGCTGCGTGGCGTCAGGTCGGTGGCATCGCGATGGCGAGCTTCATGGCCGTCTTCGCGGGGACCGGTGTCGCGCTCATGGCGGAGATCGACGGTCCTGGTGCATCCGGGGCCGACGCGACGCTCGCCGCCGATATCCGCACCGGACTCATCATCACCCTGATCGGATCGTTCCTCATGGTGGCGGCATCCGTGGGCGTCAATCAGGCTGCGGACGTGATCGATCAGAGAGACCTCCACCGAAGCCTGCACCAGCTGGGGATGCCGATGGAGATGATCGATCGCGCCCGCCGACGCTCCATCGTCGCCCCGGTGCTCGTGACCTCTCTCGGCTCCGCCCTCTGCGCCGCGTTCCTCGTGTTCCCCCTGCTCGGAATCGCACTGATCACGGCGCCCGTCTCGATCGCCACCATCGCCGTGGTTCTCATCACCGGGATCGGGCTGGTGTGGGCGAGCACCTGGGCGACGCGGCCGCTCCTCGGGCGAGCCTTCCAGCCGGTGTGA